A portion of the Manihot esculenta cultivar AM560-2 chromosome 2, M.esculenta_v8, whole genome shotgun sequence genome contains these proteins:
- the LOC110603863 gene encoding SEC1 family transport protein SLY1, with translation MALNLRQKQTECIIRMLNLNQPVNATGTANEEVYKILIYDRFCQNILSPLIHVKDLRKHGVTLYFLIDKDRKPVHDVPAVYFVQPSQINIQRIISDASRSVYDSFHLNFSSSIPRPLLEDLSSGTLNSDSIQRISKVHDQYLEFVTLEDNLFSLAQKSSYVQLNDPSAGDREIEGIVEKIVSGLFCVLATLAVVPLIRCPRGGPAEMVASALDQRLRDHLLSKNNLFSEGGGFMSSFQRPILCIFDRNFELAVGIQHDFRYRPLVHDVLGLKLNRLSVQGEKGGMKSYELDSSDPFWVANGSLEFPEVAVEIETQLNKYKKDVDEVNRRTGGTDGTEFDGTDLIGNTKHLMNAVNSLPELTERKQVIDKHTNIATVLLGEIKERSLDSYAKKENDMMVRGGIDRNELLGVLKGKGSKMDKLRFAIIYLISSDSLNQSEVESVEAALRESEVDTCAFQYVKKIKSLNVSLASANSASRSNIVDWAEKLYGQSISAVTAGVKNLLSSDRQLALTRIVEALMEGKPNPEIDSYLVFDPRSPKSGAGSSHLKGPFKEAMVFMIGGGNYMEYGGLQELAQRQQPVKHIIYGTTEILTGTEFVEQLTLLGQKMGLGSTAATASTH, from the exons ATGGCTCTCAACCTCCGTCAAAAACAAACCG AATGTATAATCCGGATGCTAAACCTAAATCAACCTGTAAATGCAACTGGTACTGCCAATGAAGAGGTGTACAAGATCTTGATTTATGACAGATTTTGCCAAAATATCTTATCCCCGTTGATTCACGTCAAGGATCTGCGCAAGCATGGGGTTACCCTCTATTTCCTTATTGATAAGGATCGGAAACCCGTTCATGATGTCCCTGCTGTGTACTTTGTTCAACCAAGTCAAATCAACATTCAAAGAATTATTTCTGATGCATCTCGCTCGGTTTATGATAGCTTCCACCTGAATTTTTCATCTTCGATCCCTCGTCCACTTCTTGAGGATCTTTCATCTGGGACCCTGAATTCGGATTCGATACAGAGGATTTCCAAGGTGCATGATCAATATTTGGAGTTTGTGACTTTGGAGGATAATTTGTTTTCATTAGCCCAGAAATCTAGCTATGTTCAATTAAATGATCCGTCTGCTGGGGATAGGGAGATTGAGGGGATAGTTGAGAAGATTGTTAGTGGTTTGTTTTGTGTGCTGGCAACCCTGGCTGTTGTGCCCCTTATCAGGTGCCCACGGGGAGGGCCAGCAGAGATGGTGGCATCAGCATTGGATCAGAGATTGAGGGATCATTTGTTGTCAAAGAATAACCTGTTTTCAGAAGGTGGTGGTTTTATGAGCTCATTTCAGAGGCCGATTTTGTGTATATTTGATAGGAATTTTGAGTTGGCAGTTGGGATACAGCATGACTTTAGGTATCGCCCCCTTGTTCATGATGTGCTTGGACTGAAGCTGAATAGGTTGAGTGTGCAGGGGGAAAAGGGAGGGATGAAGTCATATGAGTTGGATAGTTCAGACCCTTTCTGGGTTGCAAATGGGTCTCTGGAATTTCCTGAAGTTGCTGTGGAGATTGAGACACAATTGAATAAGTACAAGAAGGATGTTGATGAGGTGAACAGGAGGACTGGTGGAACGGATGGGACAGAATTTGATGGAACAGACCTGATTGGTAATACTAAACATTTGATGAATGCAGTGAACTCACTGCCTGAGTTGACAGAGCGGAAGCAGGTGATTGATAAGCACACAAACATTGCAACTGTGTTATTGGGTGAGATCAAGGAGAGGTCTCTTGATTCATATGCGAAAAAGGAGAATGACATGATGGTCAGAGGTGGGATTGATCGAAATGAACTTTTGGGTGTGCTTAAAGGGAAGGGGTCCAAGATGGATAAGCTGAGATTTGCAATCATTTACCTTATATCCTCCGATAGCCTTAACCAGTCAGAAGTTGAATCAGTGGAAGCAGCTCTTCGGGAGTCTGAGGTTGATACTTGTGCATTCCAGTATGTGAAGAAAATCAAGTCCTTGAATGTTTCATTAGCATCAGCAAATTCTGCAAGTAGGAGTAATATTGTAGATTGGGCCGAAAAGCTTTATGGGCAGTCAATTAGTGCTGTGACAGCTGGTGTTAAGAACTTATTATCTAGCGATAGGCAGCTTGCTTTAACAAGGATTGTGGAAGCTTTGATGGAAGGGAAACCTAATCCTGAAATCGACTCTTACCTTGTGTTTGATCCTCGTTCTCCTAAGTCAGGGGCTGGTAGTAGCCATCTCAAAGGGCCATTTAAAGAAGCCATGGTGTTCATGATTGGTGGCGGTAATTATATGGAGTATGGGGGCTTGCAAGAGCTTGCACAGCGCCAGCAGCCTGTCAAGCATATTATATATGGAACAACAGAAATTCTCACTGGAacagagtttgttgagcagcTCACACTCTTGGGGCAGAAGATGGGGCTTGGTAGTACTGCTGCAACTGCTTCCACTCATTAA
- the LOC110603881 gene encoding uncharacterized protein LOC110603881, which produces MVEVLVTMQDKNLITWRQPLQSDLRTRDPNQYYQFHKTNGHSMNNCYQLRNEIGKLIKWGHLKIFVKKKAALENRPEERREPVRKRVARLVNDGSSETINMIVRKEIEQPLQANRKRRRGGKLKEVEVMQVAEHIPRVVSFSVADGEGVRMPHDDA; this is translated from the coding sequence ATGGTAGAAGTGTTGGTTACCATGCAAGACAAGAACCTAATCACATGGCGACAACCTTTGCAATCGGATCTCAGGACCAGAGACCCCAACCAGTATTATCAGTTTCACAAGACTAATGGTCACAGTATGAATAACTGTTACCAGTTGAGAAATGAAATAGGAAAACTGATCAAGTGGGGCCATTTGAAaatctttgtgaagaaaaaggcaGCGCTCGAAAATAGGCCGGAGGAGAGAAGGGAACCCGTCAGGAAAAGGGTGGCGAGACTTGTGAATGATGGATCTAGCGAGACCATAAACATGATAGTGAGGAAAGAGATAGAGCAACCCCTCCAGGCTaacagaaagagaagaagaggtgGCAAGTTAAAAGAAGTAGAAGTCATGCAAGTCGCTGAGCACATCCCAAGAGTAGTGAGCTTTTCAGTCGCTGACGGGGAAGGGGTTAGaatgccccatgatgatgccTAG